A stretch of the Vigna radiata var. radiata cultivar VC1973A chromosome 7, Vradiata_ver6, whole genome shotgun sequence genome encodes the following:
- the LOC106766230 gene encoding uncharacterized protein LOC106766230, whose protein sequence is MAVVRAECLARITRSKSGVAGGEQGEGAGENQIPLEGENSSARAEGRKEKGNKEDSQLLVKVEESTTLVPFVREIMEVHISEQFVPLQFKMYDGTSDPTAHVKSFINAMTFRTGCDAIWCRAFSLSLEGEALEWFHSLPVNSIENFKSLGEMFKKQFAACNSEDVTVVDLMNLRQGKEEPLKAFMDRYQKMVRRVKALGLELALQYVMPALRPGPFKDSICRNPPRTMEELRQGAADETRVENMKQQYQKEVQEARADKTDGKRTDGQTNRQSGQKGREGPRGPRFQQYTSLNTPRARILQEALSAQIMQTPLRCPTPPGADLTKHCLYHQNSGHDTEECVTLRDKIEELVRAGRLQRYVKMNVADQYTDRPSSPRQRSPRRNNRPRSPRRQERNTNVRNHRPSQDVDRHERRSRSRSRDGDRRRPLRGIINTISGGFARGAFLLFPSNKIRSSLFKPKVTSDAPNA, encoded by the exons ATGGCAGTCGTGCGGGCAGAGTGCTTGGCCCGGATCACTAGGAGTAAGAGCGGGGTAGCCGGAGGAGAGCAGGGTGAAGGTGCTGGGGAAAATCAAATACCGTTAGAGGGAGAAAATAGTAGTGCTCGAGCGGAAGGGAGAAAGGAGAAGGGGAATAAGGAGGACAGTCAGTTGCTGGTTAAAGTAGAAGAATCGACCACCCTGGTGCCGTTTGTACGGGAGATCATGGAGGTACACATCTCAGAGCAGTTCGTACCCCTTCAATTCAAGATGTACGATGGGACGTCCGATCCGACCGCCCACGTCAAGTCATTCATCAATGCCATGACCTTCCGTACCGGTTGTGACGCCATTTGGTGTCGGGCATTCTCCTTATCTCTAGAAGGAGAGGCCTTAGAATGGTTCCACTCATTACCGGTTAACTCCATTGAAAACTTCAAGAGTTTGGGAGAAATGTTCAAGAAACAATTTGCTGCGTGCAATTCGGAGGACGTGACGGTGGTGGATTTGATGAATCTTAGGCAAGGAAAGGAGGAACCGTTGAAAGCCTTTATGGATAGGTACCAGAAAATGGTACGGAGAGTTAAGGCGCTCGGCCTGGAACTCGCCCTTCAATACGTTATGCCTGCACTCAGGCCGGGACCGTTCAAGGACAGTATCTGCCGGAACCCACCTCGAACGATGGAGGAACTCAGGCAGGGGGCGGCCGATGAAACAAGGGTGGAAAACATGAAACAGCAATACCAGAAAGAAGTACAGGAGGCTAGGGCGGATAAAACTGACGGAAAGAGGACAGACGGTCAAACAAATCGGCAGAGCGGGCAGAAAGGCAGAGAAGGACCGAGGGGCCCACGTTTCCAACAGTACACCTCTCTCAATACCCCCAGGGCCCGGATACTGCAAGAAGCATTGAGCGCGCAGATCATGCAAACTCCGTTAAGGTGTCCCACCCCTCCGGGTGCGGACCTAACCAAACATTGCTTATACCACCAGAACTCGGGCCACGACACGGAGGAGTGTGTGACACTCAGGGATAAGATTGAAGAGTTAGTCCGAGCGGGGCGTTTGCAGCGGTACGTAAAGATGAATGTGGCCGACCAGTATACCGACAGGCCATCAAGTCCCAGGCAGAGGAGTCCAAGGCGAAACAACAGACCAAGAAGCCCCAGAAGGCAAGAGCGAAATACAAACGTGCGGAACCATAGGCCTTCACAGGATGTTGACCGGCATGAAAGGAGGAGCCGAAGTCGCAGCAGGGACGGGGACAGGCGACGTCCGTTGCGAGGAATAATAAATACGATATCCGGAGGATTCGCGAGAGGAG CATTTCTCCTCTTTCCATCAAACAAAATACGTTCCTCTCTCTTCAAGCCAAAAGTAACGTCTGATGCTCCCAATGCCTAA